In one Lolium rigidum isolate FL_2022 chromosome 3, APGP_CSIRO_Lrig_0.1, whole genome shotgun sequence genomic region, the following are encoded:
- the LOC124699920 gene encoding formin-like protein 6 has protein sequence MQPTESAQCRSSSSSASATGPRRSMGCMAGLVRLLSPYHRHRKRLTAKNATPTQDASSRPPSPPPAMKKPAAAPTQPAPKPKPKPLLQPPTAVRRRRSCEAPRSPTIAPEYRRVSCDSPRPPPPAIVARLMGLEESAPPSPATTPRPRPLPTRPPPPPPPEMAAEKRRRLLGALEKCDDDLQTLRRIIAAVRAAEMRSAAASDVPAAPAGEGCEGATKWTDGRDEASPPQQQMPRTEVAQYPSPDSVLDAITSPRFPCRKRSSPCTHLEADSKPSCGNEALGSRIVKPSRTLVFSGDYCKIKQYCNELHAVAMYHHPAPVAAVEGMPRWTPSVSEAESWRHRRRWGLHASGRSRAMVESVGEVWGQGAGEERWEAGLVGAALERAILQDLVWDVVAELLAQSPAPFVHGGGAMCRKRLCF, from the exons ATGCAGCCGACGGAGTCCGCGCAAtgtcggtcctcctcctcctccgcgtccgCCACCGGGCCCCGGCGGAGCATGGGGTGCATGGCCGGCCTCGTCCGCCTCCTCTCCCCGTACCACCGCCACCGGAAGCGCCTCACCGCCAAGAACGCCACGCCCACGCAAGATGCCTCCTCacgaccgccgtctccaccgccggccATGAAGAAACCGGCAGCAGCACCAACGCAGCCCGCACCAAAGCCGAAGCCAAAGCCGCTGCTGCAGCCACCGACGGCTGTCCGGCGGCGGCGTTCGTGCGAGGCGCCCCGGAGCCCGACGATCGCGCCGGAGTACCGCCGGGTGAGCTGCGACAgccccaggccgccgccgccggccatcgtcgCGCGCCTCATGGGTCTGGAGGAGTCCGCGCCGCCAtcccccgccacgacgccgcggccgcggccgctcccgacgcgtcctcctcctcccccgccgccggagATGGCCGCGGAGAAGCGGCGCAGGCTGCTGGGCGCGCTGGAGAAGTGCGACGACGACCTGCAGACGCTGCGCAGGATCATCGCGGCCGTCCGCGCCGCCGAGATGCGCTCGGCCGCCGCGTCGGACGTCCCCGCGGCTCCTGCGGGGGAGGGTTGCGAGGGCGCCACAAAATGGACGGACGGCCGCGACGAGGCgtcgccgccgcagcagcagatGCCGCGGACCGAGGTGGCGCAGTACCCCAGCCCGGACTCGGTGCTGGACGCCATCACCTCGCCGAGGTTCCCATGCAGGAAGCGGTCGTCTCCGTGCACGCATCTCGAAGCAGATAGCAAACCCAGTTGCGGCAACGAGGCCCTCGGATCCAGGATCGTGAAGCCTTCCCGGACTCTCGTTTTCTCGG GAGACTACTGCAAGATCAAGCAATACTGCAACGAGCTGCACGCCGTGGCCATGTACCACCACCCGGCGCCGGTGGCGGCCGTGGAGGGAATGCCGCGTTGGACGCCGTCGGTGTCGGAGGCGGAAAGCTGGCGGCACCGGCGGCGGTGGGGCCTCCATGCTTCAGGGCGGAGCCGCGCCATGGTGGAGAGCGTGGGGGAGGTCTGGGGCCAGGGCGCCGGCGAGGAGCGGTGGGAGGCCGGCCTGGTCGGCGCCGCGCTGGAGCGCGCCATCCTGCAGGACCTGGTCTGGGACGTCGTGGCGGAGCTGCTCGCGCAGTCGCCGGCGCCGTTCGttcacggcggcggcgccatgtgcaGGAAGAGGCTCTGCTTCTGA